From the Dermochelys coriacea isolate rDerCor1 chromosome 26, rDerCor1.pri.v4, whole genome shotgun sequence genome, one window contains:
- the ANKRD23 gene encoding ankyrin repeat domain-containing protein 23 isoform X2 has translation MELISVQQLVSGDRYEGTVRAFEVLARGAAQEPEGWRRGVAGVRDAVSKEKQKVKEERRKKLETLNSSRVRLESLQDLEDIVRLWKHKKNRTRVVRPKEPEPAVTVEPVDAARFLQAVLENQVPMIDKYLADGGDPNAHDQFRCTALHWACLRGHTELVDKLLAAGARLEPRDMLEATPVLWACRGGHLEILKRLLDRGAKISTRDKLRSTALHVAVRTGHCECAEHLIACGAEIDAQDKEGDTPIHDAIRLGRFKALKTLLMYGANLSVRNQEALRPVDLVKDWQRGIRQTLQACANRQHPPRQH, from the exons ATGGAGCTCATCAGCGTCCAGCAGCTG gtAAGTGGCGACAGGTATGAGGGGACGGTGCGGGCCTTCGAGGTGCTGGCGAGGGGAGCCGCGCAGGAGCCAGAGGGCTGGCGGCGCGGCGTGGCCGGGGTGCGGGATGCCGTCAGCAAGGAGAAGCAGAAGGTGAaggaagagaggaggaagaag CTTGAGACACTCAACAGCTCCCGGGTGCGGCTGGAGAGTCTCCAAGACCTGGAGGACATTGTGAGGCTGTGGAAGCACAAGAAGAACCGGACACGGGTGGTCCGCCCCAAGGAGCCAGAGCCGGCAGTGACG GTGGAGCCTGTGGATGCTGCGCGGTTCCTGCAGGCGGTGCTGGAGAACCAGGTTCCCATGATTGACAAGTACCTGGCAGACGGCGGGGACCCCAATGCTCACGACCAG TTCAGGTGCACGGCGCTGCACTGGGCCTGCCTCCGGGGCCACACGGAACTCGTGGACAAGCTGCTGGCGGCTggagccaggctggagcccagggataTG CTGGAGGCCACGCCCGTGCTCTGGGCCTGCCGCGGGGGGCACCTGGAGATTCTCAAACGCCTGCTGGACAGAGGAGCCAAGATCTCCACGCGGGACAag ctgaggagcacgGCGCTGCACGTGGCCGTCCGGACCGGGCACTGTGAGTGCGCTGAGCACCTGATCGCCTGTGGGGCCGAGATTGATGCCCAGGACAAG GAGGGGGACACGCCCATTCACGACGCCATCCGGCTGGGCCGCTTCAAGGCTTTGAAGACTCTGCTGATGTACGGTGCCAATCTCAGCGTCCGGAACCAG GAGGCCCTGCGACCCGTGGATCTGGTGAAggactggcagaggggcatcCGGCAAACCTTGCAGGCGTGTGCCAACCGGCAGCACCCCCCTCGGCAGCACTGA
- the ANKRD23 gene encoding ankyrin repeat domain-containing protein 23 isoform X1 has protein sequence MSHGDAPSPTFHALAPPSTFPVPPSPQVSGDRYEGTVRAFEVLARGAAQEPEGWRRGVAGVRDAVSKEKQKVKEERRKKLETLNSSRVRLESLQDLEDIVRLWKHKKNRTRVVRPKEPEPAVTVEPVDAARFLQAVLENQVPMIDKYLADGGDPNAHDQFRCTALHWACLRGHTELVDKLLAAGARLEPRDMLEATPVLWACRGGHLEILKRLLDRGAKISTRDKLRSTALHVAVRTGHCECAEHLIACGAEIDAQDKEGDTPIHDAIRLGRFKALKTLLMYGANLSVRNQEALRPVDLVKDWQRGIRQTLQACANRQHPPRQH, from the exons atgtcccatggGGATGCCCCATCTCCTACATTTCATGCCCTGGCTCCACCCTCTACCTTTCctgtccccccttctccccaggtAAGTGGCGACAGGTATGAGGGGACGGTGCGGGCCTTCGAGGTGCTGGCGAGGGGAGCCGCGCAGGAGCCAGAGGGCTGGCGGCGCGGCGTGGCCGGGGTGCGGGATGCCGTCAGCAAGGAGAAGCAGAAGGTGAaggaagagaggaggaagaag CTTGAGACACTCAACAGCTCCCGGGTGCGGCTGGAGAGTCTCCAAGACCTGGAGGACATTGTGAGGCTGTGGAAGCACAAGAAGAACCGGACACGGGTGGTCCGCCCCAAGGAGCCAGAGCCGGCAGTGACG GTGGAGCCTGTGGATGCTGCGCGGTTCCTGCAGGCGGTGCTGGAGAACCAGGTTCCCATGATTGACAAGTACCTGGCAGACGGCGGGGACCCCAATGCTCACGACCAG TTCAGGTGCACGGCGCTGCACTGGGCCTGCCTCCGGGGCCACACGGAACTCGTGGACAAGCTGCTGGCGGCTggagccaggctggagcccagggataTG CTGGAGGCCACGCCCGTGCTCTGGGCCTGCCGCGGGGGGCACCTGGAGATTCTCAAACGCCTGCTGGACAGAGGAGCCAAGATCTCCACGCGGGACAag ctgaggagcacgGCGCTGCACGTGGCCGTCCGGACCGGGCACTGTGAGTGCGCTGAGCACCTGATCGCCTGTGGGGCCGAGATTGATGCCCAGGACAAG GAGGGGGACACGCCCATTCACGACGCCATCCGGCTGGGCCGCTTCAAGGCTTTGAAGACTCTGCTGATGTACGGTGCCAATCTCAGCGTCCGGAACCAG GAGGCCCTGCGACCCGTGGATCTGGTGAAggactggcagaggggcatcCGGCAAACCTTGCAGGCGTGTGCCAACCGGCAGCACCCCCCTCGGCAGCACTGA
- the ANKRD39 gene encoding ankyrin repeat domain-containing protein 39 codes for MASSGPPGSCCPHGPAVPGAHQTAAEMDFERGVWSAALDGDLGRVRKLLVGKRVDPSQPDLAGYTALHYASRNGHGAVCQFLLQSGARCNAQTHGGATALHRASYCGHVDVARLLLAHGADPGIVDDDGMTSLHKAAERGHRELCELLLQHSPGLKGVRDRRARRARDLVPGSSALRDLLEP; via the exons ATGGCCTCCTCGGGCCCCCCCGGCTCCTGCTGCCCCCACGGGCCGGCCGTGCCCGGCGCGCACCAGACCGCGGCGGAGATGGACTTCGAGCGAG GGGTCTGGTCGGCCGCCCTGGACGGGGACCTGGGGCGGGTGCGGAAGCTCCTGGTGGGGAAGCGGGTGGATCCCAGCCAGCCCGACCTGGCCGGCTACACCGCCCTG CACTACGCCAGCCGCAACGGGCACGGAGCCGTCTGCCAGTTCCTGCTGCAGAGTGGGGCCCGGTGCAACGCCCAGACCCACGGTGGGGCCACCGCCCTGCACCGAGCCAGCTACTGCGGCCACGTGGATgtggccaggctgctgctggcccacGGAGCCGACCCCGGGATCGTGGATGACGACGGCATGACAAGTTTGCATAAG GCCGCCGAGAGAGGCCACCGTGAGCTCTGTGAGCTCTTGCTGCAGCACAGCCCGGGGCTGAAGGGCGTCCGGGACAGGAGGGCCAGGAGAGCACGTGACCTGGTCCCCGGCAGCAGCGCCTTGCGGGACCTTCTGGAGCCCTGA